In Candidatus Pelagibacter sp. RS39, the following proteins share a genomic window:
- the smpB gene encoding SsrA-binding protein SmpB encodes MNKKTNSGLKIICLNRKASFNYFFEDLLEAGIVLKGSEIKSIREGKVNIADSYAVEKDGELILINSHIASYKQASYSNHNPTDERKLLLNKREINKLIGKIEKDGLTIVPTKMYFKKGKAKIELAVAKGKKLHDKRASKKDRDWNRDKSRYFRKSS; translated from the coding sequence ATGAACAAAAAAACCAATTCTGGTTTAAAAATAATATGTTTGAATAGAAAGGCTAGTTTTAATTATTTTTTTGAAGATTTATTAGAAGCTGGGATTGTCCTTAAAGGTTCTGAGATTAAATCAATAAGAGAAGGAAAAGTAAATATTGCAGATTCATATGCTGTTGAAAAAGATGGTGAGTTGATTTTAATTAATTCTCATATAGCATCTTATAAACAAGCCAGTTATTCTAACCATAATCCTACAGATGAAAGAAAATTACTTTTAAATAAACGTGAAATTAATAAGTTAATAGGAAAAATAGAAAAAGATGGTCTTACTATTGTTCCTACTAAGATGTATTTTAAAAAAGGAAAAGCAAAAATTGAACTTGCTGTAGCGAAAGGAAAAAAACTACATGATAAAAGAGCAAGTAAAAAAGATAGGGATTGGAACCGTGATAAATCAAGATATTTTAGAAAATCAAGCTAA
- a CDS encoding lytic transglycosylase domain-containing protein, with amino-acid sequence MLKKLIFFINLFFFSSITILSFAEIIPLKKPIQTKEQKDQKLLIDVMKPLPKPILKKIVEEIEKKPEKEIKLKAEKDLGIILPKKKPLIAGAKKTDTAKKSKYYNKKDFEIAKKAISEMKQAKWPTALKTAKRAKDKSIYNFIQWRHLLTKGNKASYYDYKTFIDSNEDYPRLGRIKYLAEHKLSTDTISPKKIIDWFGADEPLSGFGKMILGESIILNGNTQKGISYIKEGWITAELSKSELRFYRKKFKKYLNADDYIKRADYLAWNNKYWDLKRLLRYLPKDYELLYTARQLLMSKSYGVDNAISKVPEKFKNDAGLNYDRLKWRRKRGRVDSSVEILVKIKNTKDYLVRPDKWWFEREIISRSLIYKKKFALAYKIASNHALTDGPEYAAAEWMSGWIALSFLDDPLLAKDHFENFYNNVGYPISTSRGAYWLAKTYQKLGKNELANEWFGKASNFLTTYYGQLAFMELNPNQPFELSKDIEVSKEYRDYFFKKELVKTVYLLDELNEDKYTKHILRHLANDDINNGSEVLAAELATSIDRFDFAIQIAKIASYEKRFHNKYNYPIISTPNYINGRKIPDTAFILSIIRQESEFDLSANSHAGAKGLMQLMPYTAKVVAKQAKLPYSKSRLTRDAEYNINLGSHYIAGLILEYDGAYPFAIAAYNAGPKRVRYWKKINKNPQKNQIDYVNWIELIKFKETRNYVQRVLENYNVYRYILAQKPVTMINFFKDDPLY; translated from the coding sequence ATGCTAAAAAAATTAATATTTTTTATCAATTTATTTTTCTTCTCTAGTATTACCATTTTATCATTTGCGGAAATAATACCCCTAAAAAAACCAATCCAGACTAAAGAGCAAAAAGATCAAAAATTATTGATTGATGTAATGAAACCTCTGCCAAAACCAATTCTTAAAAAAATAGTAGAGGAAATTGAAAAAAAACCTGAAAAGGAAATTAAATTAAAAGCTGAAAAAGATTTAGGTATTATTTTACCTAAAAAGAAACCTTTAATCGCTGGAGCAAAAAAAACTGATACAGCAAAGAAATCCAAATATTATAATAAAAAAGATTTTGAAATTGCGAAAAAGGCTATTTCAGAAATGAAACAAGCAAAATGGCCTACAGCATTGAAAACTGCAAAAAGAGCTAAAGATAAATCAATTTATAATTTCATACAATGGAGACACCTGCTCACCAAAGGAAATAAAGCCTCATATTATGATTACAAAACTTTTATTGACTCTAATGAAGATTATCCACGATTAGGAAGAATAAAATATTTAGCAGAACATAAGCTTTCTACAGACACTATCTCACCTAAAAAAATTATTGATTGGTTTGGTGCCGATGAACCTTTAAGTGGTTTTGGGAAAATGATACTTGGAGAAAGTATAATTCTCAACGGCAACACACAAAAAGGTATATCTTATATTAAAGAGGGCTGGATTACAGCAGAACTGAGTAAATCTGAATTAAGATTTTATAGAAAAAAATTTAAAAAGTATCTCAATGCTGATGATTATATTAAAAGAGCGGATTACTTAGCTTGGAATAATAAATACTGGGATTTAAAAAGATTATTAAGATATTTACCTAAAGATTATGAATTACTTTATACGGCTAGACAATTGTTAATGAGTAAATCTTATGGTGTAGATAATGCTATTTCGAAAGTCCCAGAAAAATTTAAAAATGATGCAGGTTTAAATTACGACAGATTAAAATGGAGAAGAAAAAGAGGAAGAGTAGATAGTTCTGTTGAAATTTTAGTAAAAATTAAAAATACTAAAGATTATTTGGTCAGACCAGATAAATGGTGGTTTGAAAGAGAAATTATTTCAAGATCATTGATTTATAAAAAAAAATTTGCATTAGCCTATAAAATTGCAAGTAATCATGCTCTGACTGATGGCCCCGAGTATGCGGCTGCGGAATGGATGAGCGGATGGATAGCATTAAGTTTCTTAGATGATCCTTTGTTAGCTAAGGATCATTTTGAAAATTTTTATAATAATGTTGGTTACCCGATAAGTACTTCTAGAGGAGCCTATTGGTTAGCTAAAACTTATCAGAAGCTTGGTAAAAATGAATTAGCTAATGAATGGTTTGGTAAAGCATCTAATTTTCTAACTACATATTATGGTCAATTGGCATTTATGGAGTTAAATCCCAATCAACCTTTTGAACTATCTAAAGATATTGAAGTTTCAAAAGAGTATAGAGACTACTTTTTTAAAAAAGAATTAGTCAAAACAGTTTATCTTCTTGATGAGCTGAACGAAGATAAATATACAAAACATATTTTAAGACATTTAGCTAATGATGATATAAATAATGGTAGTGAAGTTTTAGCAGCAGAATTAGCAACAAGCATTGATAGATTTGATTTTGCTATTCAAATAGCAAAAATTGCATCATATGAAAAAAGATTTCATAACAAATATAATTATCCAATTATAAGTACTCCAAATTATATAAATGGAAGAAAAATTCCTGATACTGCATTTATACTGTCAATAATAAGACAAGAAAGTGAATTTGATTTAAGTGCTAACAGTCACGCAGGAGCAAAAGGATTAATGCAGCTCATGCCTTACACGGCAAAAGTAGTTGCTAAACAAGCAAAACTTCCTTATTCAAAATCTAGATTAACAAGAGATGCAGAATATAATATCAATTTAGGTTCTCACTATATAGCTGGACTAATTTTAGAATATGATGGTGCTTATCCGTTTGCAATAGCGGCTTATAATGCTGGACCTAAAAGAGTCAGATATTGGAAAAAAATAAATAAAAATCCACAAAAGAACCAAATTGATTATGTAAACTGGATTGAATTAATCAAATTTAAAGAAACAAGAAATTATGTTCAAAGAGTACTGGAGAACTACAACGTCTATCGTTATATTTTAGCTCAAAAGCCAGTTACAATGATAAATTTCTTTAAGGATGATCCTTTGTACTAA
- a CDS encoding sarcosine oxidase subunit beta family protein, which produces MKNKYSIFSLIKNAFSYHENWEKAWKDPEPKKEYDAVIVGGGGHGLATAYYLAKKHNMKNIAVVEKGWIGGGNTGRNTTIIRSNYLWDASAGLYDHALKIWEGLSQELNYNVMFSQRGVMNLAHNLQDVRDLKRRTHANRLNGIDAVYLNTEEVKRFCPIINTSQDIRYPVLGGTLQRRAGTARHDAVAWGYARGADEMGVDIIQNCEVKGIKRNSDTVEGIETTKGFIKTKKIGVVAAGHSSVIANMAGLKLPLESKPLQALVSEPVKPIIDTVVMSNAVHAYVSQSDKGELVIGAGTDDYVSYSQKGSHDIVEGTLNAILELYPIFSRMRMLRQWGGIVDICPDASPIISKTSIKGLYFNCGWGTGGFKATPGSGDLFAHTIANDEPHKLNAAFNINRFVSGDLVDEHGAAAVAH; this is translated from the coding sequence ATGAAAAATAAGTATTCAATATTTTCACTTATTAAAAACGCTTTTTCTTATCATGAAAATTGGGAGAAAGCTTGGAAAGACCCTGAGCCTAAAAAAGAATATGACGCGGTAATAGTTGGTGGTGGAGGACATGGTCTTGCAACTGCTTATTATCTAGCAAAAAAACATAACATGAAGAACATTGCTGTTGTTGAAAAAGGTTGGATAGGAGGAGGAAATACTGGTCGAAATACTACAATAATTAGGTCTAATTATTTATGGGATGCAAGTGCAGGTCTATATGACCATGCTCTTAAAATTTGGGAAGGTTTATCTCAAGAATTAAATTATAATGTCATGTTTAGTCAAAGAGGAGTTATGAATCTTGCACATAATTTGCAAGATGTAAGAGATTTAAAAAGAAGAACTCACGCAAATAGATTGAATGGTATTGATGCAGTTTATTTAAATACCGAAGAAGTTAAAAGATTTTGTCCAATTATAAATACCTCACAGGATATTCGTTATCCAGTTTTAGGCGGAACCCTTCAAAGAAGAGCCGGTACAGCTAGGCATGATGCTGTTGCTTGGGGATATGCAAGAGGTGCTGATGAAATGGGTGTTGATATAATTCAAAATTGTGAAGTAAAAGGAATAAAAAGAAATAGTGATACGGTTGAAGGAATTGAAACAACTAAAGGATTTATCAAAACAAAAAAAATTGGAGTTGTAGCTGCTGGTCATTCTAGTGTTATAGCCAATATGGCTGGATTAAAATTACCTTTGGAGAGTAAACCACTTCAAGCTTTAGTGTCTGAACCAGTAAAACCGATAATAGATACAGTTGTAATGTCTAACGCTGTTCATGCGTATGTTAGCCAATCTGATAAGGGAGAATTGGTTATTGGAGCAGGAACTGATGATTATGTATCTTACTCTCAAAAAGGAAGTCATGATATTGTGGAAGGAACTTTAAATGCAATTTTAGAACTATATCCAATATTTAGCAGAATGAGAATGCTTCGTCAGTGGGGTGGAATAGTTGACATATGTCCTGATGCAAGTCCGATCATAAGTAAAACATCAATTAAAGGTTTGTACTTTAATTGTGGTTGGGGAACAGGAGGCTTTAAAGCTACACCCGGTTCAGGGGATTTATTTGCTCACACAATTGCAAATGATGAGCCTCATAAATTAAATGCTGCGTTTAATATAAATAGATTTGTAAGTGGTGATCTAGTTGATGAACATGGTGCAGCCGCTGTTGCACACTAA
- a CDS encoding sarcosine oxidase subunit delta, translating into MFLINCPFCGEREQSEFKAGGEAHIVRPKQPTELSDDEWAEYLFMRKNIKGIQFERWNHVHGCRKWFNMVRDTSNDQIKAVYKMGEKPPVK; encoded by the coding sequence ATGTTTTTAATTAATTGTCCTTTTTGTGGTGAGAGAGAACAAAGCGAATTTAAAGCTGGTGGTGAAGCACATATTGTAAGGCCAAAGCAACCTACAGAACTAAGTGATGATGAATGGGCAGAATATTTGTTCATGAGAAAAAATATAAAAGGAATTCAGTTTGAAAGATGGAATCATGTTCATGGTTGTAGAAAATGGTTCAATATGGTTAGGGATACGTCAAACGACCAAATAAAAGCTGTATACAAAATGGGTGAAAAACCACCGGTAAAATAA
- the dapA gene encoding 4-hydroxy-tetrahydrodipicolinate synthase, translated as MFKGSNVALVTPFKNDKLDDETYIKLIHFHIENGTNGLVPAGTTGESPTLSHDEHERVIDLCVKESNGKLPVFAGTGSNSTEEAISLTTHAEKMGADGALIVTPYYNKPTQEGLYQHYKAINDKCGIPIIIYNIPGRSVIDMSVETMARLFELKNIIGVKDATGDLTRVDKTLKKLGKDFIQLTGNDDNALEFNKKGGVGAISVTANIAPKLCSDFQRFSKSSNDNEIKEAERLNEILQPVHHAMFVESNPSPVKYAAKLLNLCDDNVRLPLVKVTDPTKEIVKKALHTAKLI; from the coding sequence ATGTTCAAAGGATCAAATGTTGCTTTAGTCACTCCATTTAAAAATGATAAACTTGATGATGAAACTTACATTAAGTTAATCCATTTTCATATTGAAAATGGGACAAATGGTTTGGTACCCGCTGGAACAACCGGTGAGTCCCCAACTTTAAGCCATGATGAGCATGAAAGAGTAATTGATTTATGTGTCAAGGAAAGTAACGGAAAATTGCCTGTATTTGCTGGCACTGGTTCAAACTCTACTGAGGAAGCAATTTCATTAACAACTCATGCTGAAAAAATGGGAGCAGATGGAGCTTTAATCGTCACACCATATTATAACAAACCTACCCAAGAGGGACTTTATCAACATTATAAAGCTATAAATGATAAATGTGGAATTCCAATTATCATTTACAACATTCCTGGAAGATCAGTAATCGACATGTCAGTTGAAACAATGGCAAGATTATTTGAATTAAAAAATATTATTGGTGTCAAGGATGCAACAGGGGATTTAACTAGAGTAGATAAAACATTAAAAAAATTAGGCAAAGACTTTATTCAATTAACAGGCAATGATGATAATGCGCTAGAGTTTAATAAAAAAGGTGGAGTAGGTGCTATAAGTGTAACAGCTAACATTGCTCCAAAACTTTGTTCAGACTTTCAAAGATTTTCAAAGTCAAGTAATGATAATGAAATTAAAGAGGCTGAGAGATTAAATGAAATATTACAGCCTGTTCATCATGCGATGTTTGTTGAAAGTAATCCAAGTCCAGTTAAGTATGCTGCAAAATTATTAAATTTATGTGATGACAATGTTAGATTACCACTGGTAAAAGTAACAGATCCTACTAAAGAAATTGTTAAAAAAGCTCTTCATACAGCTAAATTAATTTAA
- the folK gene encoding 2-amino-4-hydroxy-6-hydroxymethyldihydropteridine diphosphokinase gives MIKEQVKKIGIGTVINQDILENQANRIYLGIGSNLGNRRNKIEQAKYELSLRNIRLIKSSNFYESLSWPDESKPKYLNIVLEVISDLKPLELLKVSKDIEISLGRKKRYKNAPRECDIDIIDYKRKKITQKINLPHPRMHSRNFVLFPLFELNKNWKHPISKDHIKKLIISLPNRDIRSIKQI, from the coding sequence ATGATAAAAGAGCAAGTAAAAAAGATAGGGATTGGAACCGTGATAAATCAAGATATTTTAGAAAATCAAGCTAATCGTATTTATCTAGGTATAGGTTCAAATTTAGGAAACAGAAGAAATAAAATTGAACAAGCTAAATATGAATTATCATTAAGAAATATTAGACTTATAAAATCATCTAATTTTTACGAGAGTTTATCATGGCCAGATGAAAGTAAACCTAAATATTTAAATATAGTCTTGGAAGTTATTTCTGATCTAAAACCTCTAGAATTGCTTAAAGTATCCAAGGATATTGAAATAAGTCTTGGTCGCAAAAAAAGGTATAAAAATGCCCCTCGTGAATGTGATATAGACATAATTGATTATAAAAGAAAAAAAATCACTCAAAAAATCAATTTACCTCATCCAAGAATGCATAGTAGAAATTTTGTCCTTTTTCCATTATTTGAATTAAATAAAAATTGGAAACACCCGATTTCTAAAGATCATATTAAAAAGCTTATAATATCATTACCAAATAGAGACATAAGATCTATTAAACAAATCTGA
- a CDS encoding bifunctional (p)ppGpp synthetase/guanosine-3',5'-bis(diphosphate) 3'-pyrophosphohydrolase — MLNSDDLINKVKGYNKFLNPDRLNKAYDFAVKAHSNQKRASGDPYSVHPIEVANILTDLKLDSATITTGLLHDTIEDTYATYETIKGEFGDEVADLVDGVTKISALENNASSNSKAENFRKLILATSKDIRVLLVKIADRLHNMRTIKAISKEEKRKRISQETMEIYAPLADRMGMHRIRDELEDLSFEILNNDARLLIQKRLDEIKLDKKDIFESLSSEISKLLKLNKISSKIYGREKTPFSIWRKVQKKRVSLEQITDIIGFRIILNNVDDCYKTLGIIHKEYNCIPGKFKDYISSAKINGYKSIHTAVIGSNRKPIEIQIRTKEMHDFAERGIASHWQYKSSEKFNSLTWKEYDWLKDLVEIIEKNENPEHSYEYTKLQMFQENVFCFTPKGSVIKLPKDATAIDFAYAVHTKIGDTAIGCEINGNKSELQSILRNGDRIKIITSKKQSPSLHWIPTTKTGKARAAIRRYWHDRGEQKQEKIKKYNTTLWISLPDKPGQLGNVSSLIGEHKLNISNLVMAGKKPDYINFKFQLIIRDLKNFTNFIAELKQKGIKFKIIRHEDKRNAFTQKILRYFKKD, encoded by the coding sequence ATGCTTAATTCAGATGATTTAATAAATAAAGTAAAAGGATATAATAAGTTTTTAAATCCAGATAGATTAAATAAGGCTTATGATTTTGCCGTAAAGGCACATAGCAATCAAAAAAGAGCCTCAGGTGATCCATATTCTGTTCATCCAATTGAGGTGGCCAACATATTAACAGATTTAAAATTAGATAGTGCAACAATTACTACTGGTTTATTACATGACACTATTGAGGACACATATGCAACTTACGAGACTATTAAAGGTGAGTTTGGAGATGAAGTTGCAGATTTAGTTGATGGAGTCACAAAAATATCTGCTCTTGAAAATAATGCATCATCTAATTCTAAAGCAGAAAATTTTAGAAAATTAATTTTAGCAACCTCAAAAGACATAAGAGTTTTATTAGTTAAAATAGCTGATCGTTTACATAACATGAGAACTATAAAAGCGATTTCAAAAGAAGAAAAAAGAAAAAGAATTTCTCAAGAAACTATGGAAATTTATGCCCCATTAGCAGACAGGATGGGTATGCATAGAATTAGGGATGAACTAGAAGATCTTTCTTTTGAAATTTTAAATAACGATGCAAGATTATTAATTCAAAAAAGACTTGATGAAATTAAATTAGATAAAAAAGATATTTTTGAGTCTTTATCATCTGAAATAAGTAAATTACTAAAGCTAAATAAAATTTCTTCTAAGATATATGGAAGAGAAAAAACACCTTTTTCAATTTGGCGGAAAGTTCAAAAAAAAAGAGTTTCTTTGGAACAAATCACAGATATCATTGGGTTTAGAATTATTTTAAATAACGTTGATGATTGTTATAAAACATTAGGTATAATTCACAAAGAGTACAATTGTATACCTGGGAAATTTAAAGATTATATATCTTCAGCAAAAATAAATGGTTATAAATCAATTCATACAGCTGTTATTGGATCTAATAGAAAACCAATAGAAATTCAAATAAGAACTAAGGAAATGCACGATTTCGCTGAAAGAGGCATAGCATCTCATTGGCAATACAAGTCATCAGAGAAATTTAATTCACTTACTTGGAAAGAGTATGATTGGTTAAAAGATTTAGTTGAAATTATAGAAAAGAACGAGAATCCTGAACATTCTTATGAATATACAAAACTTCAAATGTTTCAGGAAAATGTATTTTGTTTTACTCCCAAAGGTTCTGTAATTAAATTACCTAAAGATGCCACTGCAATTGATTTTGCTTATGCCGTTCATACGAAAATTGGTGATACAGCCATTGGATGTGAAATTAATGGAAATAAAAGCGAACTTCAGTCAATTTTAAGAAATGGTGATAGAATAAAAATAATTACGTCAAAAAAACAGTCACCATCTTTACACTGGATTCCAACAACTAAAACTGGAAAAGCAAGAGCTGCTATCAGAAGATACTGGCACGACAGAGGTGAACAGAAGCAGGAGAAAATAAAAAAATATAATACTACTTTATGGATTTCATTACCTGATAAACCTGGCCAATTAGGAAATGTGAGTTCATTAATCGGTGAACACAAATTAAATATCTCTAATTTAGTAATGGCTGGAAAAAAACCTGATTATATTAATTTCAAATTTCAACTGATAATAAGAGATTTGAAAAATTTTACTAATTTTATTGCAGAGCTTAAACAAAAAGGTATAAAATTTAAGATAATTAGACACGAAGATAAAAGAAATGCTTTCACACAAAAAATCCTTAGATATTTTAAGAAAGACTAA